One part of the Desulfonema ishimotonii genome encodes these proteins:
- a CDS encoding GNAT family N-acetyltransferase, producing the protein MEKNEETSLSVIWVNRIRDVRQDAWDALAVGLATPLLEWEWLNQMEASGSIAPENGWQPSHLTVWDGERLVGAAPLYIKSDSEGEFVFDHIWAEVAMKLGIRYYPRLVGMSPVTPVTGYRFLIAEGTDEDRITRRMLDETDRFCREKKLGGCSFLFADPEWRRRLSQLGCITWLHHGFVWENPGFQCFDDYLSRFNANQRRNIRRERRAMARQGISFRAFCGDEIPRHFIPLLYRFYERTNEQHGPWGCRYLNQKFFEGLYGHYRHRMVLIAAFRDSVPEPVGMSMLLHKGQQLLGRYWGCTVRADALHFNACYYQPIEWAIRHGVRFFNPGAGGEHKIRRGFGSFGCYSLHRFYDRRMELVMRAHIREVNRAEKNHIAHLNTLLPFSRKPDSGCWE; encoded by the coding sequence ATGGAAAAAAACGAGGAGACATCGCTTTCAGTCATATGGGTAAACCGCATCCGGGATGTCCGGCAGGATGCGTGGGATGCCCTTGCTGTCGGGCTGGCAACGCCCCTGCTGGAGTGGGAGTGGCTGAATCAGATGGAGGCTTCCGGCAGCATTGCCCCGGAAAACGGCTGGCAGCCGAGCCATCTGACCGTGTGGGACGGAGAGCGGCTGGTCGGGGCTGCGCCCCTGTATATCAAATCCGACAGCGAAGGCGAGTTCGTCTTTGACCATATATGGGCCGAAGTGGCCATGAAGCTCGGCATCCGGTACTATCCCAGGCTGGTGGGCATGAGTCCGGTGACGCCCGTAACCGGCTACCGCTTTCTGATTGCCGAAGGGACCGACGAGGACCGGATCACGCGCCGGATGCTGGATGAAACCGACCGGTTCTGCCGGGAAAAAAAGCTGGGCGGTTGCAGTTTTCTCTTTGCGGACCCGGAATGGCGGCGGCGGTTGTCGCAGCTCGGCTGCATCACCTGGCTCCACCATGGGTTTGTCTGGGAGAACCCGGGGTTTCAGTGCTTTGATGACTATCTGAGTCGGTTTAACGCCAATCAGCGCCGGAATATCCGGCGGGAGCGGCGGGCAATGGCGCGGCAGGGGATCTCGTTCCGGGCCTTTTGCGGCGATGAGATCCCCCGGCATTTTATCCCCCTGCTGTACCGGTTTTACGAACGGACCAACGAACAGCACGGGCCGTGGGGGTGCAGGTATCTGAATCAGAAATTTTTTGAGGGTCTTTACGGGCATTACCGTCACCGCATGGTGCTGATCGCGGCGTTTCGGGATTCGGTACCGGAGCCGGTGGGGATGTCCATGCTGCTGCACAAGGGGCAGCAGCTTCTGGGACGGTACTGGGGATGTACTGTCCGGGCGGATGCGCTGCACTTCAACGCCTGCTATTATCAGCCCATCGAATGGGCCATCCGGCACGGGGTCCGGTTCTTCAACCCCGGTGCCGGCGGCGAACATAAAATCCGAAGGGGGTTCGGATCGTTTGGCTGTTACAGCCTGCACCGGTTTTATGACCGCAGAATGGAACTTGTCATGCGCGCACACATCCGCGAGGTGAACCGCGCGGAAAAAAATCACATTGCCCATCTGAACACCCTGTTGCCGTTTTCCCGTAAGCCGGATTCAGGGTGTTGGGAATGA
- a CDS encoding IscA/HesB family protein gives MFNITETAQEQVAAYFKDKETQPVRIFLHEGGCGGPQVVMGVDEKRENDEIYEFAGIEYVIDKQFLGQAQPVEIDFQDTGFKISSGLQLGGGCSGCGSTGSCCS, from the coding sequence ATGTTTAACATTACGGAAACAGCACAGGAACAGGTTGCGGCTTATTTCAAAGACAAAGAGACACAGCCGGTTCGCATATTTCTGCATGAAGGCGGGTGCGGTGGACCCCAGGTCGTTATGGGGGTGGATGAGAAAAGGGAGAACGATGAAATTTACGAATTTGCCGGGATTGAGTACGTGATCGACAAACAGTTTCTGGGACAGGCCCAGCCCGTCGAAATTGATTTTCAGGACACCGGCTTCAAAATCTCTTCCGGCTTGCAGCTTGGGGGCGGATGTTCGGGCTGCGGCTCCACAGGTTCCTGCTGCTCCTGA
- a CDS encoding IS630 family transposase encodes MRKKRSLNIRTHIFMPEETETLKRYRDGQKDYRLKLRFIALLLIAGNTGTEIVAAAVGKDIRTVETWYGKYLTHGPDALNSFQYQPKRCFLSDDQLADMIAWVKKELPSDTKVICHYIREQTGIAYCQSAVAKLLKKNGLRRLRPKLIPGKPPSEKEQTDFIEKYEKLRKSAADPESGRVVIFCDAMHFVHQTVPATCWGDPSERPVLKANSGRQRLNIMGGYDPVTCKLIHETDEKNCDSEKAIIFFKKLLRTYPKASMIKVFADNATYFHARNTQEWLEKNPRISLYFLPAYAPNLNLIERLWRFAKGKLIRNTYYEKYKTFRCHVFRLLNNIHNYESELSSLMVEKFQIIRQ; translated from the coding sequence ATGAGGAAAAAACGCTCTCTGAATATCAGAACCCATATTTTCATGCCGGAAGAAACCGAAACCCTGAAAAGGTACCGTGACGGCCAGAAGGATTACCGCCTGAAACTCCGCTTCATAGCGCTTCTGCTGATCGCCGGCAATACCGGAACCGAAATTGTGGCCGCGGCAGTCGGAAAAGATATCAGAACCGTGGAAACATGGTACGGAAAATATCTTACGCATGGTCCCGATGCCCTGAATTCCTTTCAGTACCAACCGAAACGGTGCTTTCTGTCAGATGATCAGCTCGCAGACATGATCGCATGGGTGAAAAAAGAACTCCCTTCCGATACGAAAGTCATCTGTCATTATATAAGGGAACAGACCGGGATTGCCTACTGCCAAAGCGCGGTTGCGAAGCTCCTTAAAAAAAACGGACTGAGACGACTCCGTCCGAAGCTGATTCCGGGAAAACCTCCGTCCGAAAAAGAACAAACCGATTTTATTGAAAAATATGAGAAACTCCGCAAATCCGCCGCCGATCCGGAGTCCGGCAGAGTCGTCATTTTCTGCGATGCCATGCACTTCGTTCATCAGACCGTGCCCGCGACATGTTGGGGAGATCCGTCCGAACGACCTGTTTTAAAAGCAAATTCCGGGCGTCAGCGCCTGAATATCATGGGCGGATATGATCCCGTGACCTGTAAGCTGATACATGAGACCGACGAAAAAAACTGTGACTCCGAAAAAGCGATCATTTTTTTCAAAAAACTGCTCAGAACCTATCCGAAAGCCAGTATGATAAAGGTTTTTGCTGATAATGCCACTTATTTTCATGCCCGGAACACACAGGAATGGCTTGAAAAAAATCCCCGGATCAGTTTGTATTTTCTCCCGGCCTATGCTCCGAACCTGAATCTGATCGAACGCCTTTGGCGTTTTGCAAAAGGGAAACTGATCAGAAACACATATTATGAGAAATACAAGACGTTCCGGTGTCATGTTTTTCGTCTTCTGAATAATATACATAATTATGAAAGTGAGTTATCATCTCTTATGGTAGAAAAATTTCAGATAATTCGCCAATAA
- a CDS encoding transposase, translating into MGVLRRRVSTKTDWEPIDKADFIGPDEISLKKGHKDFVTVVSALSGDDLTVLAILKGREKNGKRFSENHPEKNKEKTERRLFGYV; encoded by the coding sequence ATGGGCGTCCTCAGACGCCGCGTAAGCACAAAAACGGATTGGGAACCAATTGATAAAGCAGATTTTATCGGCCCTGATGAAATTTCTCTGAAAAAAGGGCATAAAGATTTTGTTACCGTGGTGTCCGCACTTTCTGGCGATGATCTGACTGTTTTGGCAATACTTAAAGGCCGTGAAAAAAACGGTAAAAGATTTTCTGAAAACCATCCCGAAAAAAATAAAGAAAAAACTGAAAGGCGTCTGTTCGGATATGTATGA
- a CDS encoding transposase: MIADRFHVAKLYKAGLDKLRKKEMKRLKDELSDEEYKKLKGVMRALRRKPKKLNDEQREILKILFEYSSVLEQVYELCNDLNSICEKNVSKAGAEGKFKAWMLKAQISGLNSFNSFLLVTKQK; encoded by the coding sequence ATGATAGCAGACCGTTTTCATGTTGCCAAATTATATAAGGCCGGGTTGGATAAGTTGCGCAAAAAAGAAATGAAACGCCTGAAAGACGAGCTTTCGGACGAGGAATATAAAAAATTAAAAGGGGTTATGCGGGCATTACGGAGAAAACCGAAAAAACTGAATGATGAACAGCGGGAGATTTTGAAAATTTTGTTCGAATATTCTTCAGTATTGGAACAGGTATATGAATTATGCAATGATTTAAACTCGATATGTGAAAAGAATGTTTCAAAGGCCGGGGCGGAAGGTAAGTTCAAAGCCTGGATGCTCAAAGCTCAAATCAGCGGACTGAACTCTTTTAACTCTTTTCTTTTAGTAACCAAGCAGAAATAA